TCGTTGGCCACGTCCACGGTGCACAGCAGGCCCTGGAAGAGGTGCCGGTACTCCGGCAGGCGCAGGAGCCCGATCGCCCGCAGCACCCGGTCGTAGCTGCTGCGGCCTCGGCGGTCCAGCCGGTGCCGGTCGTTCGCCACCCGGTCACCGTCGAGTGAGATTCCGACCTTCACGCCGAATTCCCGGAAGACTTCCAGGTGCCGCTTGTTCAGTTGTACGCCATTCGTGTGAATGCGCAGGTCCAATGTCGTGACCGGCGCCAATACACGGGTGAGTTCCGCACACATGTGCCGCAGCCGGGCCGGACCGGCGAGAAGCGGTTCTCCGCCGTGCAGAATCACGGCGACGGATTCCAGTTCGCTGTCGGCCGCGTATTCCGCGAGGCGGCGGGCCACCTGGCCGAGGGTCTCCTCGGTGATCACCACCGGCCGCCCACGCCAGCTCTGGTCGGCGTGTTCGTACACATAGCAGTGGTCGCATGCCAGGTCGCAGCGGCTGTGCACCTTGAGGACCAGTTGCTGGATCGATCGCTGGCCGCGGAAGTCCGTCACTTTCCCGGAGTGTACGCGCCGACGGAACCCGTGGCGGCGGCGAGAGACCCCAACACCCTTGTTGATCAAGGAAGTTGGGGTCTCGGTGTCGTGCTCGGGAGCTAGATGGACGAGTTGAACTCGCTCGCTCCGGCGGGGCGCGACTCGCGAACCTCGGTCACCCGACCGGTGAACCGCTGGACGCGGGGCTCACGCGTGTCGATCGTCGCGAGTGTGGCCGTCCGCTCGGTAGCCGGTCGTGTCGCGCCCGGTCGGCGGATTGGCTTCGTGCCCGGAACGTTCATGGATTTCTCGTCCTCCTCAAGAGACCAATGCGTCATCAGCCCCTTGCCGACGAGATCCCGTGGCGAGGGCCTGGTCATTGAGGTTCGGACGACACTGTAGGGCATGGTTCTATCATGCACGCCCTATACCACGCACGCCTCCCACGGTAAAGGGTGCCTGTCCTCCGTCGTGTTCCCCGACAGGCGGCCTGGCGTGAATTCAAGATTGACGAGAGCATGACCGTTCCGTTGATTCCCCGGCATCCGTATGAGGTCTGCATGGCTGCGACGCCCGGCCCCAGCACTACGGTGAGTGATCGAGATCTGCCCCCGTTGTTCCAGGTGTGCGATGAGAAGGCGGTGACCCATCAGGGTGAGTCGTTCAAGGTCGTCCGTCTGCAACTGGTCGCCCTGCTGCTCGCGACCGCCACCGCCTCACTCGCGGAGCGGGTCGGCAGTCGGGTGCCCTCGGCCGTCGCGGCCGTGCTGTACGCCCTGACCATAGGGATCGGCGTCTATGTGTCCCGTCGCCGTGCGCGGGCACAGTGGCAGGCTCACAGGGCGGCGGCCGAGGTGGTCAAGTCGCTGGCCTGGCAGTTCATGGTCCACGGCGGACCGTTCCCCTCACGGCTCGTCAACCCCGAGGCACGGTTCGCCGAACGGCTGGAGGAGCGGCTCAGCGAACTGCGCAAGGTGGGGTGGGAGGACCCGCGCGAGTCCGTCACCGAACTCGGGCTCGGGCAGATCACGCCGACGATGCGTACGGTGCGCGCCAAGGCCTTCGCGGCGCGGCGCGACATCTATCTCCGCGACCGGGTTCTGAACCAGCTGGCGTGGTACGGCGGCAAGGCCGGGCAGGCGCACCAGGCGTCCGTACGCTGGTCGGGCGTCACCACCACCCTCACCGCGCTGGCCCTGGTCACCGCCGTGGCCCGGGCCTCAGGTGTCATCGGCAGCCGCTGGGACCCGACCGGGGTCCTCAGCGCCGCCGCCGCGGCCGGTGTCGCCTGGCAGGAGGTACGACGGCACCGCCCGTTGACGTACGCGCACAAGCTCGTCGAACAGGATCTGGACACCCTGCGCGTCACCATGACCACCACCGTCACCGAGGACGGGTGGGCCGACGCGGTCGCGGAGGCGGAGCGGCTGGTCTCGCCGCAGCACACGGACTGGCTGGTGCGGTTCGGGACCTGACGGGGCGGCGGACACGTCGGGCAGGAGGGTCAGGCGCGGCGTACGCCCGGACTCCACAGCACCGTCACCGGGACGCCCGTGAGACGTGCGTAGTCGACGATGTCGGCCGTGCCGCCCCGGCCGCGGGCGGGGGCGCCGTCCCAGACGGCGATCATGCGGTCGGTGTGGTCGACGATGTAGCGGCCGGCGGCGTAGTACGCCTCCTCGTGGGTGCGTTCGTACGGCAGTTGCTCGCGTGCGGCGCAGCATTTGAGGAGACGGCGGTAGGCGGCGCGGACCTGGTCGTCGCCGAGGTGGGTCTCGTAGTCCATGCCGGGGATGACGGCGGTCAGTTGCAGGCCGCTCTCCAGGGCGATCTCCGCGAAGAGCTGGTCGGCGCCGGCGGCGAGGCTGCTGAGGGCCCGGGTGGTGGAGGGGCGACCGCGCAACTCCGCCCGGATGCCCGAGCGGACGGCGGACAGGGCGGCTTCCGGGATCTCCCGGTGTCCGGTGATACCGATCCGGGTCACGGGCCCTGGCATCCGTGCGCTCACCTCCGTGGCCGTGTTCCTCCAAGTAACCCTAGCGGCGGGGGACTTCGGCGAGAACGACACGTACGGGTGTTCGGTGAGGCGTCACGGGCTCACAGGCTCACGGGGGCGACCGCGAGGAGACCGTCGTGGTGGCGACCGCCCTCGCGTGCCCCGGGTGCCGCCACTCGCGGGCATGTTCGGAGAAGTGTTCGTAGGGGTGGCGGCGAGGCGGCCTCGGACGCGGGCCGGTCCGGGCGCGCCGGGGCGACCGCGGGCGCGTCGGTCAGTCGCCCACCGGGTCCAGGCTGATGGGTTCGATCCGGCCGTCCAGCATGGCGCCGACGCCGAGTGCGGCACAGACGTCGGGACGCTCGGCGATGTGGACCGGCATGCCGGTGGCGTGCCGGAGCATCTGGTCGAAGCCGGGGAGCAGGGCGCTGCCGCCGACCATCATGATGCCGCGGTCGGCGAGGTCGGCCACCAGGTCGGGCGGGCAGTCGCGGAGCACCTTGCCGATGCCGTCGACCACGGCGGTGAGGGGGGTCTGGATGGCGTCCCGTACGGCAGCGGTGTCCACCTGCACGGAACGCGCCAGCCCCGTCGCCACGTCCAGGCCGTGGATCTCGGTGGAGGTGGGGCCGTGCGGGGTGAGGCCGTTGCCCGACAGGGCCAGTTGGAGCGGCCGTACCGACTGGCTCGGCAGCGTCAGTTCGTGGCGCAGGCGCAGGTGCTGCACGATCGCGTGGTCGATGGTCTCGCCGCCGACGGGGATGCGTACCGCGCTGACGACCGAGCCGAGCGAGAGGACGGCGAGTTCGGTGGCCCCCGCCCCGCACACCATGATCATGGTGGCCTCGGGCTGCTCCACCGGCAGACCGCAGCCGACCGCCGCGGCGATGAGGGTGTCCACCAGTTCCACCCGGCGCGCGCCGAGGCCCACCAGGGTCTCGATCGTGGCGCGTTGGGCGAGCGGGTCCGCGCCGTGCGGGG
The DNA window shown above is from Streptomyces akebiae and carries:
- a CDS encoding DUF4231 domain-containing protein, with translation MAATPGPSTTVSDRDLPPLFQVCDEKAVTHQGESFKVVRLQLVALLLATATASLAERVGSRVPSAVAAVLYALTIGIGVYVSRRRARAQWQAHRAAAEVVKSLAWQFMVHGGPFPSRLVNPEARFAERLEERLSELRKVGWEDPRESVTELGLGQITPTMRTVRAKAFAARRDIYLRDRVLNQLAWYGGKAGQAHQASVRWSGVTTTLTALALVTAVARASGVIGSRWDPTGVLSAAAAAGVAWQEVRRHRPLTYAHKLVEQDLDTLRVTMTTTVTEDGWADAVAEAERLVSPQHTDWLVRFGT
- a CDS encoding rod shape-determining protein, translating into MTASLEQLRRCHFGVDLGAARTRVYVKGAGLVVDQPSVAAVNTRTGALIAVGEFAEKMTGRTPDYIRVVRPVSGGTVVDIEMAQRMLRQLLGDRVRRTLRRKPVLRAAACTPHGADPLAQRATIETLVGLGARRVELVDTLIAAAVGCGLPVEQPEATMIMVCGAGATELAVLSLGSVVSAVRIPVGGETIDHAIVQHLRLRHELTLPSQSVRPLQLALSGNGLTPHGPTSTEIHGLDVATGLARSVQVDTAAVRDAIQTPLTAVVDGIGKVLRDCPPDLVADLADRGIMMVGGSALLPGFDQMLRHATGMPVHIAERPDVCAALGVGAMLDGRIEPISLDPVGD